The DNA region CGAGGTCTATCACACCATGTTCGCCCGCGCCTGGTCCGAGGCCGGTCTCGCCAACCGCCCGACGCATAACCCCCTCTACGCCTCCGGCGAGCCGCCCGGCTACTACTACGTGACCGAACCGGTCTGGCCCATGCTGCTCGGCCTGGCGTGGCAGGCGACGGGCTTGGTCCCCTGGGTCGCGCAAGCGTACCAGGCCCTCTGGTACGCGCTCGTGCTGGCACTGGTGTGGGCGCTCGGGCGGGATTTGCTCGGTCCGCGGGGCGCCCTGGCTGCGGTCCTCGCGGCCATCAGCATCCCGATGGTCGGCGCGTTCTCGGTCATGCTCTACGTGGACACGGCGGCGACGGCGGTGATCCTGGCGGCGGTCGTGCTCCTCCTGAGGCGGCACTATTTCTGGGCGGGGGTCCTCGTCGGCCTGGCGTACGTCACGAAGCGGAACACGGCCTTCCTCGTGCCGCCCATGGCGCTCTGGATCGTTCTGGAGGAAGGTTCCCTGTGGCAGCGCGCCCGCCGGGTCGGCCTTTTCGTCCTGCCCGCGGTGCTCGTGGTGTTGCCGGACCTGGCGTGGCGGCGCCACTGGATCCCGGGCGCCAGCGATCCGGTCAATCCGGCCCACCTTCTCGCGCGCATAACCACGTTCTTTTCGCCCCAGCGACTGTCGTCGAACGTCAACAATCCGATTCATCTG from Planctomycetota bacterium includes:
- a CDS encoding glycosyltransferase family 39 protein, which translates into the protein EVYHTMFARAWSEAGLANRPTHNPLYASGEPPGYYYVTEPVWPMLLGLAWQATGLVPWVAQAYQALWYALVLALVWALGRDLLGPRGALAAVLAAISIPMVGAFSVMLYVDTAATAVILAAVVLLLRRHYFWAGVLVGLAYVTKRNTAFLVPPMALWIVLEEGSLWQRARRVGLFVLPAVLVVLPDLAWRRHWIPGASDPVNPAHLLARITTFFSPQRLSSNVNNPIHLLMYLGCVLPLLAAAYVARRAWEKADRWLWLFIALYLVTLLLIFTLDTDVRYLMPIVPLFAVVIARGLRGWWNRRWVLVALAAVAFAQLGVSAVRVNLARRLTPGQQAVFAYLDPQRIETLLRANRVDYICVEKSRILSGPLAKAERGGYPSAFVDFLPHLPFLEKVAGPWRGTITLWKVKGDFRWPARDAPGTDSPPPLERSP